The following proteins come from a genomic window of Terriglobia bacterium:
- a CDS encoding nuclear transport factor 2 family protein, protein MSNNLEQNKANVQAFYDMAFNQKQPEEAVKRYIGSQYRQHNPNAADGPEPFIGFVKWITGANPQLRVEFKRLIAEGDLVVVHSHNVAVPGTRGKAVIDIFRLEDGKIVEHWDAVQEVPETSKNNNTMF, encoded by the coding sequence ATGTCAAACAATCTCGAGCAGAACAAAGCGAACGTTCAGGCATTTTATGACATGGCGTTCAATCAAAAGCAGCCGGAAGAGGCCGTGAAGCGCTATATCGGGTCTCAGTACCGTCAGCATAATCCGAACGCTGCCGACGGACCGGAACCGTTCATCGGCTTCGTCAAGTGGATCACCGGCGCCAATCCGCAATTGCGCGTCGAGTTCAAGCGACTGATCGCCGAAGGCGATCTGGTCGTGGTTCACAGCCACAATGTCGCGGTTCCCGGTACCAGGGGGAAGGCGGTCATCGACATCTTCAGGCTGGAAGATGGCAAGATCGTCGAGCATTGGGACGCCGTCCAGGAAGTCCCCGAGACATCGAAAAACAACAACACGATGTTTTGA
- the trxA gene encoding thioredoxin, whose translation MSTYVRDISEAALDDELVQSEEPILVDFWAPWCGPCRAMAPAVEAAAEKLKGDAKVYKINVDDNPSVSSRFNLRGIPTLILFRDGREADRLVGLSSREQIEGLAARKITA comes from the coding sequence ATGAGTACCTACGTGCGTGACATCAGCGAAGCCGCTCTTGACGATGAACTGGTGCAGTCGGAAGAACCGATCCTGGTCGATTTCTGGGCGCCCTGGTGCGGCCCATGCCGCGCGATGGCGCCGGCGGTTGAAGCTGCCGCCGAAAAACTGAAAGGTGATGCCAAGGTCTACAAGATCAACGTGGACGATAACCCGTCCGTGTCTTCCCGCTTCAACCTTCGCGGAATCCCGACGCTGATTCTTTTCAGGGATGGACGTGAAGCAGACCGCTTGGTCGGTCTCTCCAGCAGGGAGCAGATCGAAGGGTTGGCGGCTCGTAAAATTACGGCCTGA